The Polyangiaceae bacterium genome includes a region encoding these proteins:
- a CDS encoding prepilin-type N-terminal cleavage/methylation domain-containing protein — MERPVHPCPRSMFRRTARRAFTLVELMVVVMLVGILATVGIVLFRQWVFHSRSVEAIGMLQSIRVAQERWRSETGAYMDVSDNMAAWYPTTTPNRTLYAWKQVSGNDYAKWMLLNPTVSGPVQFAYVTKAGPPGTAMPDPETVDKPTWPQATDMTQPWFVIQAMGDTDADGVKSYYVAASLNGEIYKEQEGE, encoded by the coding sequence ATGGAACGGCCCGTGCATCCCTGTCCGCGATCCATGTTCCGGCGCACGGCACGCAGGGCCTTCACCCTGGTCGAGCTGATGGTAGTGGTGATGCTTGTGGGCATCCTCGCGACGGTGGGGATCGTGCTATTTCGGCAGTGGGTCTTCCATTCTCGGAGCGTCGAGGCCATCGGCATGCTCCAGAGCATCCGCGTGGCCCAGGAGCGTTGGCGCTCGGAGACCGGAGCCTACATGGACGTCTCCGACAACATGGCCGCGTGGTATCCGACCACGACGCCCAACCGCACGCTGTACGCCTGGAAGCAGGTCTCCGGGAACGACTACGCCAAGTGGATGCTGCTGAATCCAACAGTTTCCGGCCCGGTGCAGTTTGCTTACGTGACCAAGGCGGGGCCGCCGGGCACGGCGATGCCGGACCCGGAGACGGTGGACAAGCCGACCTGGCCACAAGCCACGGACATGACGCAACCGTGGTTCGTCATCCAGGCGATGGGCGACACCGACGCCGACGGCGTGAAGTCGTATTATGTCGCCGCCAGCCTGAACGGCGAGATCTACAAGGAACAAGAAGGGGAGTAG
- a CDS encoding type II secretion system protein, with amino-acid sequence MRGRQRGFTLVELMVVVAIVSALATLAVYGVRKYVFASKSAEPIYMIGQIKTQQEAWREEFHAYYDVSSSLTSYYPDVPSDTKRHWVNESHGDRQKWLFLGVSTPNPVQFGYISKSGDSNTLPPGLGTSQPGWPPASTGGEPWFLVLAVGDLNANGTYSKFVGSSFTSEIYAENEGE; translated from the coding sequence ATGCGCGGCAGGCAACGGGGCTTCACGCTGGTCGAGCTGATGGTGGTCGTGGCCATCGTCTCGGCGCTCGCGACCCTCGCTGTCTACGGTGTCAGGAAGTATGTGTTCGCGTCCAAGTCTGCCGAGCCGATCTACATGATTGGCCAGATCAAGACCCAGCAAGAAGCCTGGCGCGAGGAGTTTCACGCCTACTACGACGTGTCGAGCTCGCTGACGAGCTATTACCCGGACGTTCCTAGCGACACCAAGCGACACTGGGTGAACGAGTCCCATGGTGACCGGCAGAAGTGGCTTTTCCTCGGCGTGTCGACTCCGAACCCGGTGCAGTTTGGCTACATCTCGAAGTCAGGAGACTCCAACACCCTTCCGCCCGGGCTCGGCACCAGCCAGCCCGGCTGGCCGCCAGCAAGCACGGGCGGAGAGCCTTGGTTCTTGGTGTTGGCGGTCGGAGATCTGAACGCCAACGGCACCTACTCCAAGTTCGTCGGCTCGAGCTTCACCTCGGAGATCTACGCGGAGAACGAAGGCGAGTAG
- a CDS encoding type II secretion system protein — MKKKLKRGFTLVELMIVVAIVGVLAALAIYGVRKYIANAKTAEARNSLGQIGKDAASAYAREGMAGQVLALGSVAGINNKLCASASATIPSGPGPIKGQKYQSDPGEWAADGTLVHTGFACLKFQMTDPQYYMYDYKQNGGTQGGGNGAEFTATANGDLNGDTILSTFTLTGKVQTGSNGALELTIAPNFVESNPEE; from the coding sequence ATGAAAAAGAAACTGAAGAGAGGCTTCACGCTCGTCGAGCTCATGATCGTGGTCGCCATCGTCGGCGTGCTGGCCGCACTCGCCATCTACGGCGTGCGCAAGTACATCGCCAACGCCAAGACCGCAGAGGCGCGCAACTCGCTGGGCCAGATCGGCAAGGATGCGGCGAGCGCATATGCGCGTGAAGGTATGGCAGGACAAGTGCTGGCACTGGGCAGCGTCGCGGGTATCAACAACAAGCTGTGCGCGTCGGCTTCGGCGACCATTCCGTCCGGCCCTGGCCCAATCAAGGGCCAGAAGTACCAGTCGGATCCGGGGGAGTGGGCGGCGGATGGCACCCTCGTTCACACCGGGTTCGCCTGCCTGAAGTTTCAGATGACCGATCCGCAGTACTACATGTACGACTACAAGCAGAACGGCGGTACTCAGGGCGGCGGCAACGGCGCGGAATTCACCGCGACGGCGAACGGCGACCTGAACGGTGACACCATCCTGTCGACGTTCACGCTGACGGGCAAGGTGCAGACGGGCAGCAACGGCGCGCTAGAGCTCACGATCGCGCCGAACTTCGTCGAGAGCAATCCCGAGGAGTAG
- a CDS encoding fused MFS/spermidine synthase: protein MSSLTPRVATFLFGSGLAALVYQTAWERMLRLVFGASTAASSAVLAIFLGGLGLGGAWLGKRAEAADRPLRLYGSLEVGVALSAAVTPFLVDLVARVYWGLGGSGTLGTGGATALRLLLAAIVLGPPVVLMGGTLPAAARAVERDDDLSRGQLATLYAANTIGAVAGALLGTFVLFEVFGTRLSLWIAALVNLLVAVLARQLGSSLAPVPVTGGASEAPHEASASAPSRISSRLVYVAAAVVGFAFLSLEIVWYRMLGPILGGSSFTFGLVLAVALAGIGVGSFIYTRRTANRPATLSLLALTVALEAVCVLTPLALGDSVAYLAAYTRPMASLGFVPLVVTWLAITSVVVLPAAVVAGYQFPVLFALLGSGRSKVARQVGLTYAFNTAGSIAGALTVGFVLLPRLGAVGIWKLVGAILLVLALVLIGFELKASAKQGLRRARLAVAFAVLTLWMLTAEGPTAVSRHTPIGAGRVTLAGLDRNQLRDWSHRMRLRVLWERDGVESSLGVTYGGGITFLVSGKADGAVFGDRGTQTLLGIIPALLHDDIKSAFVLGLGTGMSAGWLAAVPGVERVDVAELEPAIVEVARAASLANQNVLERPNVHMFLGDGREFLLTHERKYDLIVSEPSNPYRAGVASLFTHEFYRVAARRMKPNGLFGQWVQGYEVDVQTVRIVIATLRSVFPFVEAWQTQGGDLLLLAGMEPRVYDAEQLRRRVQVEPYRTILPRAGLISDAEGVLSRLIAGNALVKAIGEASAPPVNSDDDNVLEYAFARQVGIGGAELPVQLASLTQSRGLARPEVRGSVDWRRVDELRGRAWLVIGSGTGPDLPLPDPDARARAQAFAAGCSGDIASAQRLWFSQKDAAPRDVVEKYVLAQILAQQKDDRALVLAGELGQEGYTAEEHIVRARYLAGQGKRVESLDELLLAIGELRKTALPLCDANRQAIDLLLFVVRGEPALAAKAARGLLAGPLAVYNEEERRINVAQRLAFQSGDSALCVQSLGQNLALPWWQLRFLAARAECLEKAGHPAAGRARAELAEWVASSSGNVEVGLTLPPPLLPSFEPEDGLDAGLVTPPHADAAFPLERGSPPDGAGHSDADASAKSGSAPATDAAE from the coding sequence ATGAGCTCCTTGACGCCAAGGGTCGCCACCTTCCTGTTCGGGTCGGGTCTGGCGGCGCTCGTCTACCAGACCGCTTGGGAACGCATGCTGCGCCTCGTGTTCGGCGCGTCCACGGCGGCGTCGTCTGCGGTGCTCGCGATCTTCCTCGGCGGGCTCGGGCTCGGTGGGGCCTGGCTCGGCAAGCGCGCCGAAGCAGCGGATCGCCCGCTAAGGCTGTACGGCAGCCTCGAGGTGGGCGTAGCGCTGTCGGCAGCGGTGACGCCGTTCCTCGTGGATCTGGTCGCGCGCGTCTACTGGGGGCTCGGCGGCAGTGGCACCCTGGGCACGGGGGGAGCGACGGCTCTGCGCCTGCTCTTGGCCGCCATCGTTCTCGGCCCGCCGGTCGTGCTGATGGGCGGCACGCTGCCCGCGGCGGCGCGCGCTGTGGAGCGCGACGACGACCTCTCGCGCGGGCAGCTAGCGACTCTGTACGCCGCCAACACGATCGGTGCGGTGGCCGGCGCCTTGCTGGGCACCTTCGTGCTCTTCGAAGTATTCGGGACGCGCTTGTCGTTGTGGATCGCCGCGCTCGTGAACCTTCTGGTTGCCGTGCTCGCGCGGCAGCTCGGCAGCAGTCTGGCTCCGGTCCCCGTGACCGGCGGAGCGAGCGAGGCCCCGCACGAGGCCAGTGCATCGGCGCCGAGCCGGATTTCATCGCGCCTCGTGTACGTCGCGGCGGCGGTGGTCGGCTTTGCGTTCCTGAGCCTCGAGATCGTCTGGTACCGGATGCTCGGTCCGATCCTGGGCGGCTCGAGCTTCACCTTCGGCCTGGTTCTGGCGGTGGCGCTGGCGGGCATTGGTGTCGGTAGCTTCATCTACACACGCAGGACGGCGAACCGGCCGGCGACGCTGTCGCTGCTCGCGCTCACTGTCGCCCTCGAAGCCGTGTGTGTGCTCACCCCGCTCGCCTTGGGCGACAGTGTCGCGTATCTCGCGGCGTACACCCGTCCGATGGCGAGTCTCGGATTTGTCCCGCTGGTCGTGACGTGGCTCGCCATCACCAGCGTCGTAGTCCTGCCCGCGGCCGTCGTTGCGGGCTATCAGTTCCCGGTGCTGTTCGCCCTGCTCGGCAGCGGTCGTTCCAAAGTGGCGCGGCAGGTTGGGCTCACCTACGCCTTCAACACTGCCGGGTCCATCGCCGGCGCGCTGACGGTGGGCTTCGTGCTCCTGCCTCGCCTCGGAGCGGTCGGGATCTGGAAGCTCGTGGGCGCAATTCTGCTGGTGCTCGCCCTCGTTCTGATCGGATTCGAGCTCAAGGCGTCCGCGAAACAGGGGCTCCGACGCGCGCGGCTCGCCGTCGCCTTCGCCGTACTGACTCTGTGGATGCTCACCGCGGAGGGTCCCACCGCGGTCAGTCGCCATACGCCCATCGGTGCCGGGCGCGTGACGCTTGCAGGCTTGGATCGCAACCAGCTCCGAGACTGGAGTCACCGCATGCGCTTGCGCGTGCTCTGGGAGCGCGACGGGGTCGAAAGCAGCCTGGGCGTCACGTATGGCGGCGGCATCACGTTCTTGGTGAGCGGCAAGGCTGACGGTGCGGTGTTCGGGGACCGCGGCACGCAGACGCTGCTCGGCATCATCCCGGCGTTGCTCCACGACGACATCAAGAGCGCCTTCGTGCTCGGTCTCGGCACGGGAATGAGCGCGGGCTGGCTCGCGGCAGTGCCGGGCGTGGAGCGGGTCGATGTTGCAGAGCTCGAACCGGCCATCGTCGAGGTGGCACGCGCCGCGTCCTTGGCCAACCAGAACGTGCTCGAACGCCCCAACGTTCACATGTTCCTGGGCGACGGACGCGAGTTCCTGCTCACGCACGAGCGCAAGTACGACCTCATCGTGAGCGAGCCGAGCAACCCCTACCGGGCCGGGGTGGCGTCGCTGTTCACCCACGAATTCTATCGGGTGGCCGCGCGGCGCATGAAGCCCAACGGACTATTTGGGCAGTGGGTGCAGGGCTACGAGGTCGATGTTCAGACCGTGCGCATCGTGATCGCCACGCTGCGCTCGGTGTTTCCGTTCGTCGAGGCCTGGCAGACCCAGGGCGGCGACCTCCTGTTGCTCGCTGGCATGGAGCCGCGAGTGTACGACGCCGAGCAATTGCGCCGGCGCGTGCAGGTCGAGCCTTACCGCACGATTCTGCCCCGCGCAGGATTGATCAGTGACGCGGAGGGGGTCTTATCCCGCTTGATCGCTGGGAACGCGCTGGTCAAGGCCATCGGCGAAGCGAGTGCGCCACCCGTCAACAGCGACGACGACAACGTGCTCGAGTACGCTTTCGCGCGCCAAGTCGGAATCGGTGGCGCTGAGCTCCCGGTGCAGCTGGCTTCGCTCACCCAGTCGCGGGGCCTCGCGCGGCCCGAAGTTCGGGGCAGTGTCGACTGGAGGCGTGTCGACGAGCTCAGAGGGCGCGCGTGGCTCGTCATCGGTTCGGGCACCGGGCCAGATTTGCCGCTTCCCGACCCAGACGCACGGGCACGAGCCCAAGCCTTTGCGGCCGGATGTTCCGGTGACATCGCGTCCGCGCAGCGGCTCTGGTTCTCGCAGAAGGACGCTGCTCCGAGGGACGTCGTCGAGAAGTACGTGCTCGCCCAGATCTTGGCGCAACAGAAGGACGACCGTGCGCTCGTGCTGGCGGGTGAGCTCGGCCAGGAGGGCTACACGGCCGAGGAACACATCGTCCGCGCGCGCTACTTGGCGGGGCAGGGGAAACGAGTCGAGTCCCTCGATGAGCTGCTGTTGGCGATCGGCGAATTGCGGAAGACAGCGCTCCCCCTGTGCGACGCTAACCGGCAAGCCATCGATCTGTTGCTCTTCGTCGTCCGGGGAGAGCCCGCGCTGGCGGCGAAAGCCGCACGTGGCCTGCTCGCGGGCCCGCTGGCGGTCTACAACGAAGAAGAACGGCGCATCAATGTGGCGCAGCGTTTGGCCTTTCAGTCGGGGGACTCCGCGCTCTGCGTGCAGTCCCTGGGGCAGAACCTGGCGCTGCCCTGGTGGCAGCTCCGCTTCTTGGCGGCGCGGGCGGAGTGTCTGGAGAAGGCCGGGCATCCGGCGGCCGGACGCGCGCGCGCCGAATTGGCCGAGTGGGTAGCGAGCTCGTCCGGAAACGTCGAGGTAGGGCTGACGCTGCCACCGCCGCTGCTGCCGAGCTTCGAGCCAGAAGACGGGCTGGATGCCGGCCTGGTCACGCCGCCGCACGCAGACGCTGCTTTCCCCCTCGAGCGTGGTTCGCCCCCGGATGGCGCCGGCCACAGCGACGCGGACGCCTCGGCGAAGTCTGGCTCCGCGCCAGCAACCGACGCCGCAGAGTAG
- a CDS encoding protein kinase — protein MPPTQLYGPFELIQRISVGGMAEVFLARHTRTRDVVALKRILPNVSEDEEFIELFHDEARIATHLDHPNIARTIDAGQVDGSHYMALEYVNGQPLRTLMDRAASNRYTLPPELAIHILTEVCTGLAYAHDRRDGQGRPLNIVHRDVSPQNILVSYDGRVKLIDFGIAKAAGKITRTQAGMIKGKVGYMSPEQVTGKDVDRRADIFALGICLWEALAGRKLYDGANEIVVMNKIRTDSVPAPTSVNPRLPRGVDAIVLKALAKDPNQRYATASELEADLRALSRTLSAPGDAARLAQLMSQMFPTEAARAASGPQEINGMSEKGGSDLDVFDGLAKKSGRPGPPSQAPRSLPAPTPPPGQKKTLLGLPAPTPPPPQSGRNLPPPPSLRSGPAPLPPPSRAGSGLPPPAVPPPVSKPPMPGPLPPKPPPAAAAPVDMDWDDEDEKTAVFDKEPNEAPSQALLRPAPPTPAAGGGAPSARVGSAAALMGSSGGAAASAPPSFPGAGGPSTVRGMGPGGMPGPGGMPGPGGMPGPGGMPPIPASIPGPGMMPQVPGQMPGQMPGAPPQMSPHMPPVVPAAYPAPAPSSGGAGRMILLAVAGLLVVGLVAAMVVFFIPRNGTLVVTVAGPGNKSVDAVQVFVDGNKRCDTSPCRVTELSTGTHMVKVTAAGYQPTAEQGVKVATGEDAVLNVTLSRASEGTGVKVSADTIGSVKLYVDGKEIGPLPQELRDMTPGEHVIKIAGDRYEAWEKRIAVEEGQVQSIEPKLKVVKGLATIKAGTGAENARVLLVSGNERRPIPKLPIKIDITTDKPWSIVATKAGFEDFRKDISFQDGKAEETFTIDLFEKGKAPKPEGPAATGGQTPVGGGTEKPEVGKPPVGGGVTPPVAAAGTGTLNINSIPVSNVILDGRPMGSTPKVGLSVPAGNHTVVFVHAEHGRKSRVVNVPAGGSATAAVRFP, from the coding sequence TTGCCCCCGACGCAGCTCTACGGCCCCTTCGAGCTCATCCAGCGCATCAGCGTCGGCGGAATGGCAGAGGTCTTCCTGGCGCGCCACACGCGCACCCGCGACGTCGTCGCGCTCAAGCGCATCCTGCCCAACGTCTCCGAAGACGAGGAGTTCATCGAGCTCTTCCACGACGAAGCGCGCATCGCCACGCACCTCGACCACCCGAACATCGCCCGCACCATCGACGCGGGCCAGGTGGACGGCAGCCACTACATGGCGCTCGAGTACGTCAACGGCCAACCGCTGCGCACCTTGATGGATCGCGCGGCGTCGAACCGCTACACGCTGCCCCCCGAGCTCGCCATCCACATCCTCACCGAGGTCTGCACGGGGCTCGCCTACGCGCACGACCGGCGGGACGGCCAGGGCCGCCCGCTCAACATCGTGCACCGCGACGTGAGCCCGCAGAACATCCTGGTCTCCTACGACGGCCGGGTGAAGCTCATCGATTTCGGCATCGCCAAGGCGGCCGGCAAGATCACGCGCACCCAGGCCGGCATGATCAAGGGCAAGGTCGGCTACATGTCGCCCGAGCAGGTGACCGGCAAGGACGTGGACCGCCGCGCCGACATCTTCGCCCTGGGCATCTGCCTGTGGGAGGCGCTGGCGGGCCGCAAGCTCTACGACGGGGCGAACGAAATCGTCGTGATGAACAAGATCCGCACGGATTCGGTGCCGGCGCCGACCTCCGTGAACCCGCGCCTGCCCCGCGGCGTGGACGCAATCGTACTCAAGGCGCTCGCCAAGGACCCAAACCAGCGGTACGCTACCGCGTCGGAATTAGAAGCGGATTTGCGTGCGCTCTCTCGAACGCTCTCAGCGCCGGGAGACGCAGCGCGGCTGGCCCAACTGATGAGCCAGATGTTCCCTACGGAGGCAGCCCGGGCCGCCTCCGGTCCGCAGGAGATCAACGGGATGAGCGAAAAAGGCGGTTCTGATCTGGACGTTTTCGACGGCCTGGCGAAGAAGTCGGGCCGGCCGGGCCCGCCCTCGCAGGCCCCCCGCTCGCTCCCGGCGCCCACACCGCCCCCCGGGCAGAAGAAGACACTGCTCGGCCTGCCGGCGCCGACCCCTCCGCCGCCCCAGTCCGGCAGGAACCTACCGCCGCCCCCCAGCCTGCGCAGCGGTCCTGCGCCGCTGCCCCCGCCGAGCCGCGCTGGCTCCGGGCTGCCGCCCCCCGCGGTGCCCCCGCCGGTCTCGAAGCCCCCCATGCCCGGGCCACTGCCGCCCAAGCCGCCGCCGGCCGCGGCCGCGCCGGTGGACATGGACTGGGACGACGAGGACGAGAAGACGGCGGTCTTCGACAAAGAGCCCAACGAGGCCCCGTCGCAGGCGCTGCTCCGCCCGGCGCCCCCCACTCCCGCCGCCGGTGGCGGCGCGCCTTCGGCTCGGGTCGGGAGCGCTGCGGCGCTGATGGGCAGCTCCGGCGGCGCCGCAGCCTCCGCTCCGCCGAGCTTCCCCGGCGCCGGCGGCCCCTCGACCGTGCGCGGCATGGGCCCGGGCGGAATGCCCGGTCCCGGCGGAATGCCCGGCCCCGGCGGAATGCCCGGGCCAGGTGGAATGCCGCCGATCCCGGCCTCCATCCCGGGCCCCGGCATGATGCCGCAAGTGCCGGGGCAGATGCCCGGGCAGATGCCGGGCGCGCCCCCGCAGATGTCGCCGCACATGCCGCCGGTCGTCCCGGCTGCCTACCCCGCACCCGCCCCATCTTCCGGCGGCGCGGGTCGCATGATCCTCTTGGCGGTCGCGGGCCTGCTGGTGGTCGGCCTGGTCGCGGCGATGGTGGTGTTCTTCATCCCGCGGAACGGCACCCTGGTGGTCACCGTCGCCGGCCCCGGAAACAAGAGCGTGGACGCGGTGCAGGTCTTCGTGGACGGCAACAAGCGCTGCGACACCTCGCCCTGTCGTGTGACCGAGCTCAGCACCGGCACGCACATGGTCAAGGTCACCGCGGCAGGCTACCAGCCCACCGCCGAGCAAGGCGTGAAGGTCGCGACCGGTGAGGACGCGGTGCTCAACGTCACGCTCTCGCGGGCCAGCGAGGGCACCGGCGTCAAGGTCAGCGCCGACACCATCGGCTCCGTGAAGCTCTACGTGGACGGCAAGGAGATCGGTCCCCTGCCCCAGGAGCTTCGCGACATGACCCCTGGCGAGCACGTGATCAAGATCGCCGGCGACCGCTACGAGGCGTGGGAGAAGCGCATCGCGGTCGAGGAGGGTCAGGTCCAGAGCATCGAGCCCAAGCTGAAGGTCGTGAAGGGCCTGGCCACCATCAAGGCCGGCACCGGCGCCGAGAACGCACGGGTGCTCCTGGTCAGCGGCAACGAGCGGCGCCCGATCCCGAAGCTGCCCATCAAGATCGACATCACCACGGACAAGCCGTGGAGCATCGTCGCCACCAAGGCGGGCTTCGAGGACTTCAGGAAAGACATCAGCTTCCAGGATGGAAAGGCCGAAGAGACCTTCACCATCGACCTGTTCGAGAAGGGCAAGGCGCCCAAGCCCGAGGGCCCCGCCGCCACCGGCGGTCAGACCCCCGTGGGCGGCGGCACCGAGAAGCCCGAGGTCGGCAAGCCCCCTGTCGGCGGAGGCGTCACGCCCCCCGTCGCGGCCGCAGGCACCGGCACCCTGAACATCAACAGCATCCCGGTCTCGAACGTGATCCTCGACGGCAGGCCGATGGGCTCGACGCCCAAGGTCGGCCTCAGCGTACCGGCGGGCAACCACACGGTGGTGTTCGTCCACGCCGAGCACGGCCGCAAGTCGCGGGTGGTGAACGTGCCCGCGGGTGGGTCGGCTACGGCGGCGGTGAGATTTCCCTGA